From Flavobacterium sp. 102, a single genomic window includes:
- a CDS encoding 4Fe-4S dicluster domain-containing protein: protein MAIIITDECINCGACEPECPNTAIYEGADDWRYKDGTKLKGKVILPDGTEVDSDAAQTPISDDIYYIVPGKCTECKGFHEEPQCAAVCPVDCCIPDDNHVESEETLLNRQSFLHNE, encoded by the coding sequence ATGGCTATCATAATAACTGACGAATGTATCAACTGTGGTGCATGTGAACCGGAATGTCCTAATACTGCTATTTACGAAGGTGCTGATGATTGGCGTTATAAAGACGGAACCAAATTAAAAGGTAAAGTCATTTTACCTGATGGAACCGAAGTTGACTCTGATGCAGCGCAAACTCCAATTTCTGACGATATCTATTATATAGTGCCTGGAAAATGTACCGAATGTAAAGGTTTCCACGAAGAACCACAATGTGCGGCAGTTTGTCCGGTGGATTGTTGTATTCCTGATGACAATCATGTGGAAAGTGAAGAAACGTTGCTCAACCGACAATCTTTTTTACACAACGAATAA
- a CDS encoding DUF4394 domain-containing protein, whose protein sequence is MKNYKIKFRIAAFLLMTSLAVTTVSCSDDDDNNNTTVEAPNVNFTVLTNNNVIVKYNARNLTSPISTTPITGLAGSEQIVSIDYRPATGQLYALGSSSRLYFINEESGAATALGNASFTPAVSGANVSLDFNPTVDRIRLVTESGQNLRLHPELGTVAATDISIVGNANTRIGAVAYTNSMAGASTTTLYDVDFGEDKLYIQSPPNDGGLQLVGDLTIDFEGQGDFDILADNSQALAVTNNNSVSKLYTIDLTTGKAVDVGTFGLPVVSLAFKTNPVAFAASSDNMLYRFNPTNPTMNSVAFAGLSGGETVIGLDFRPATGTLYAVTSQSRLMTVNTANGQLTQVGSTLTPSLSGTSFGFDFNPTVDRIRLVSNTGQNLRLHPDLGTVVFTDGSLNPGTPSVNAAAYTNSFGGSTTTSLFVIDASTDMLYLQNPPNNGTLVAVGALGFNVEAENGFDIGGSSNTAFALLKVNGVTSVYAINLTTGAATKGADFNIQATAMALGLGF, encoded by the coding sequence ATGAAAAATTACAAAATCAAATTTAGAATCGCGGCATTTTTATTAATGACTTCTTTGGCTGTAACTACCGTATCTTGTAGTGATGATGATGACAACAATAATACAACTGTAGAAGCTCCAAATGTTAATTTTACTGTATTGACAAATAACAATGTTATTGTTAAGTACAATGCCAGAAATTTAACCTCTCCTATTTCCACTACGCCAATCACAGGATTAGCCGGTAGTGAACAAATCGTAAGCATTGACTACAGACCGGCAACCGGACAATTGTATGCATTGGGTTCGTCAAGCAGACTGTATTTTATCAATGAAGAATCCGGTGCAGCTACGGCTTTAGGCAATGCTTCATTTACACCAGCTGTTTCCGGTGCTAATGTTTCATTAGATTTTAATCCAACAGTGGACAGAATCAGATTGGTCACAGAATCAGGACAAAATTTACGTTTACATCCCGAACTTGGTACAGTTGCCGCTACTGACATTTCTATTGTCGGCAATGCCAATACAAGAATTGGTGCTGTTGCTTATACCAATAGTATGGCTGGAGCCAGTACAACCACTTTGTATGATGTTGACTTTGGAGAAGATAAATTGTATATCCAAAGTCCGCCAAACGATGGAGGTTTACAGCTTGTAGGCGATTTAACTATTGATTTTGAAGGACAAGGCGATTTTGATATCCTTGCAGACAATTCACAAGCTTTGGCTGTGACCAACAACAATAGTGTATCAAAATTATACACTATCGATTTAACCACAGGAAAAGCGGTTGATGTTGGAACCTTTGGTTTGCCGGTTGTCAGTTTGGCTTTCAAAACCAATCCAGTTGCCTTTGCAGCCAGTTCAGACAATATGCTTTACCGATTTAACCCAACGAATCCAACAATGAATTCGGTAGCATTTGCCGGACTTTCCGGTGGAGAAACTGTAATTGGATTAGATTTCAGACCTGCTACAGGAACACTATATGCTGTTACCAGTCAGAGTAGACTTATGACTGTTAATACTGCTAATGGTCAGTTGACACAAGTTGGTTCTACCTTAACGCCTTCGCTTTCGGGTACTTCGTTTGGATTTGATTTCAATCCTACAGTTGACCGAATCAGATTGGTTAGCAATACAGGACAAAACCTTAGATTACATCCAGATTTAGGAACAGTTGTTTTTACAGATGGCAGTCTAAATCCGGGAACTCCTTCTGTAAATGCAGCGGCTTACACCAACAGTTTTGGAGGATCTACCACTACTTCCTTATTTGTTATTGACGCTTCTACTGATATGTTATATCTTCAAAATCCGCCAAATAACGGAACATTAGTTGCTGTTGGCGCTTTAGGTTTTAATGTTGAAGCAGAAAACGGATTTGACATTGGAGGAAGTAGCAATACTGCTTTTGCACTTTTAAAAGTAAATGGTGTAACTTCAGTGTACGCAATCAATTTAACAACCGGAGCAGCCACAAAAGGAGCAGATTTTAACATACAAGCTACAGCGATGGCACTAGGTTTAGGTTTTTAA
- a CDS encoding DUF6146 family protein — MKTLVSLLLILLIIVGCHSSKNAVVASDTTSKVSDTVKIANEELEYEVIIIDPGFSSWIASRARPRGYYSESYLENKNQVYVNEWNSRALQPQRYNNLYDTRIDYDPSIRYGYEVNYLIFNYFVYFQVTYNQRLGGIVPFP; from the coding sequence ATGAAAACTTTAGTATCACTTTTGCTTATTTTGTTGATTATTGTTGGGTGCCACAGTTCCAAAAACGCAGTGGTTGCCTCGGATACAACATCAAAAGTTTCCGATACGGTTAAAATTGCCAATGAAGAACTTGAATATGAAGTCATCATCATTGATCCCGGTTTTAGTTCTTGGATTGCAAGTAGAGCCAGACCTAGAGGTTATTATTCTGAGAGTTATCTAGAAAATAAAAATCAAGTATATGTTAACGAATGGAACTCCAGAGCTTTACAACCACAACGTTATAATAATTTATACGACACGAGAATTGACTACGATCCATCTATCCGTTATGGCTATGAAGTGAATTATTTAATTTTTAACTATTTTGTTTATTTTCAAGTCACCTACAATCAGCGATTGGGCGGTATTGTTCCTTTTCCATAA
- a CDS encoding DUF6787 family protein yields MASFKERWNIKSNWQVFVILVVFAVTGSSSALLSKPVLELFGIVKGDVSNWLYYPLYLILIFPIYQVLLVSFGFIFGQFTFFWAFEKKMLKSMGLGFLFPNKKNPE; encoded by the coding sequence ATGGCAAGTTTTAAAGAACGCTGGAATATCAAATCAAATTGGCAAGTCTTTGTCATCCTTGTGGTATTTGCCGTTACGGGTTCAAGTTCAGCCTTACTTTCCAAGCCTGTTTTAGAATTATTCGGTATTGTAAAAGGAGACGTTTCCAATTGGCTTTACTATCCGTTATACCTCATCCTCATCTTCCCCATTTATCAGGTTTTGTTGGTTAGTTTCGGGTTTATTTTTGGGCAGTTTACTTTTTTTTGGGCCTTTGAAAAGAAGATGTTGAAAAGTATGGGATTGGGCTTTTTATTTCCCAATAAAAAAAATCCCGAGTAA
- a CDS encoding acyl-CoA reductase, giving the protein MLQIEKKKCFIELGKFLSQFSLEQNHKNEAVLHNDLFFDRFVDLIQLSQSHNGWFTPEQVYHSVQSWAKALQEDNLKQWLSKYDFSKVQPKTVGLILAGNIPLVGFHDFLSVLISGHKVLVKTSSNDQHLIKFLAKYLVAVNAEIENYITFTDGKLENFDAVIATGSNNTARYFEFYFKDKPSIIRKNRNSVALLTGNETQEDLMNLGEDIFRYFGLGCRNVSKLFVPKEYDFQPFFQAIYEYKDVIFYEKYSNNYDYNKAVFLMSNFKLLDNEFLTLKEDTSYASPISSVFYEYYENLEDIKKQLENDADQIQCVVSNNLIPNSIPFGKTQQPELWDYADNIDTLTFLSTI; this is encoded by the coding sequence ATGTTACAAATCGAGAAAAAAAAATGTTTTATTGAATTAGGGAAGTTTTTAAGCCAATTCTCTTTGGAACAAAACCATAAAAATGAAGCGGTTCTTCATAACGATTTATTCTTCGATAGATTTGTAGATTTGATCCAGTTGTCGCAATCACACAATGGTTGGTTTACCCCGGAACAAGTTTATCATTCAGTTCAATCATGGGCTAAAGCTTTGCAAGAAGACAATTTAAAACAATGGTTGTCTAAATACGATTTCTCGAAAGTACAGCCAAAAACTGTTGGATTAATTCTAGCCGGAAATATTCCGCTGGTTGGATTTCACGATTTTCTTTCCGTATTAATTTCGGGTCATAAAGTTTTAGTGAAAACTTCTTCCAATGACCAACATTTAATCAAGTTTTTAGCTAAATATCTTGTCGCAGTCAATGCTGAAATAGAAAATTACATCACATTTACCGATGGCAAGTTGGAAAACTTTGATGCCGTAATCGCTACCGGAAGCAACAACACCGCTCGTTATTTTGAATTTTACTTCAAAGATAAGCCGAGTATTATTCGTAAAAACAGAAACTCAGTCGCACTTCTAACCGGAAATGAAACCCAAGAAGATTTAATGAATTTAGGAGAAGATATTTTCCGCTACTTTGGTTTAGGATGCAGAAATGTGTCCAAATTATTTGTCCCAAAAGAATACGACTTCCAACCTTTTTTTCAGGCGATTTATGAATACAAAGACGTAATATTTTATGAAAAATATTCTAACAATTACGACTACAACAAAGCCGTTTTCTTAATGAGTAACTTTAAGTTATTGGACAATGAATTCTTAACTTTAAAAGAAGATACCAGTTACGCCTCGCCTATTTCCTCAGTGTTTTATGAATACTATGAAAACTTGGAAGACATTAAAAAGCAATTGGAAAACGATGCGGATCAAATTCAATGTGTTGTTTCTAATAATCTGATTCCCAATTCGATTCCGTTTGGTAAAACCCAACAACCGGAACTTTGGGATTATGCTGACAATATCGATACTTTAACTTTTTTATCGACAATTTAA
- a CDS encoding amidohydrolase, producing MKKIVIIVLLFSFKIVSAQKNNYSELIAKKATQIEQKVIDWRHDIHQNPELGNRETRTAALITKHLQSLGIEVKTGVAVTGVVGILKGDKPGPVIALRADMDALPVIENNNLPFASKVKTTYNGKETGVMHACGHDGHVAILMGVAEILSGMKKELQGTVKFIFQPAEEGAPVGEEGGAELMVKEGVLQNPKVDVIFGLHLSSGTEVGKINYHPGGTMASSADVKIIVKGKPAHGAYPWQSVDPIVVSAQIINSLQTIVSRNVQLTHNPAVVTIGSIHGGNRHNIISEEVEMLGTIRTFSKSDEELIFERIRQIATKTAEAAGATAEVKLPYSSYNPVTFNDVDLTEAMLPSLQKTAGKENVNLVPAVTGAEDFSFYQEKVPGLYFFVGGMKKGQDPNTAGPHHTPQFIIEDSAFKTGINALCNLVFDYIEVNKK from the coding sequence ATGAAAAAGATAGTCATCATCGTTTTACTATTTAGTTTTAAAATAGTATCGGCACAAAAAAACAATTACAGCGAACTTATTGCCAAAAAAGCCACTCAGATTGAACAAAAAGTTATTGATTGGCGCCACGATATTCACCAAAATCCTGAACTCGGAAATAGAGAAACTCGAACAGCAGCTTTAATTACCAAACATTTGCAATCACTTGGCATCGAAGTTAAAACCGGTGTTGCAGTAACCGGCGTGGTTGGAATTTTAAAAGGTGACAAACCCGGTCCGGTAATAGCTTTGAGAGCCGATATGGATGCTTTACCGGTAATAGAAAACAACAATTTACCTTTTGCTTCAAAAGTAAAAACTACTTATAACGGAAAAGAAACAGGAGTAATGCATGCTTGCGGTCATGACGGACACGTAGCCATATTGATGGGCGTAGCCGAAATTCTTTCCGGGATGAAGAAAGAGTTGCAAGGAACGGTTAAATTTATATTCCAACCGGCTGAAGAAGGTGCGCCTGTAGGTGAAGAAGGTGGTGCTGAATTGATGGTAAAAGAAGGTGTTTTGCAAAACCCCAAAGTAGATGTGATTTTCGGGTTGCACTTGAGCTCCGGAACAGAAGTGGGCAAAATTAATTATCATCCCGGTGGAACTATGGCTTCTTCTGCTGATGTAAAAATTATTGTAAAAGGCAAACCGGCTCACGGTGCTTATCCATGGCAATCTGTTGACCCAATAGTGGTTTCGGCACAAATTATCAATAGTTTACAGACTATAGTCAGTAGAAATGTGCAACTCACTCACAATCCTGCGGTGGTAACAATTGGTTCAATTCACGGCGGTAATCGGCATAACATTATTTCGGAAGAAGTCGAAATGTTGGGAACCATTCGAACCTTTAGCAAATCTGACGAAGAACTGATATTTGAGCGTATTAGGCAAATTGCCACCAAAACAGCAGAAGCTGCCGGAGCAACTGCTGAGGTAAAATTACCTTATTCCTCTTACAATCCCGTGACTTTTAATGATGTTGATTTGACCGAAGCCATGCTGCCATCCTTGCAAAAAACGGCCGGAAAGGAAAATGTAAATTTGGTGCCTGCAGTTACCGGAGCAGAAGACTTCTCCTTTTATCAAGAAAAAGTACCCGGTTTGTATTTCTTTGTGGGTGGCATGAAAAAAGGTCAAGATCCAAATACGGCAGGGCCACATCATACTCCTCAATTCATTATTGAAGACAGCGCTTTTAAAACCGGAATTAATGCGTTATGTAATTTGGTTTTTGATTATATAGAAGTGAATAAAAAATAA
- a CDS encoding T9SS type A sorting domain-containing protein, which translates to MKKIIFCFLLLLVQVIFAQIVLTPFTADIPSSSFTSSLDAFGNEIVVSANYPLDISQRRFFVFEKNGNIISQETFFTPYDVAPYDSFGDNISINNDFIAASSRLNDQVASNAGAVYMYRKVDGDWMFFQKITAFDGVADDYFGSDVKVIGNQLFVSAINNEPIGQPTSTNSGAVYVYHFDGASWIYSQKITISGSYQFGIKMRVSDSKLVVASASSFGTAYLHTYHYNANTWNFSSSITPVNPINESISDFDLDNNQLFILPFNAMASSIYVYDDIANNWSLNTTITPLNYNEKMATNFKVKNDIMFVSLNFHALLYTSKTPVSVYRKINDNWTFQELIYGEGPFEQEDAFGTQIAITDDIVVIGAPTEQLPSAFSGRAYTFDVTLGINENTLNDLKAYPNPTSHLVHLTSNLAENISTIGIYQLDGKLMKTINYLQSPISFKEFQNGVYLLKVTMANGSYTCKRIVKI; encoded by the coding sequence ATGAAAAAAATTATCTTTTGCTTTTTGCTATTATTGGTCCAAGTAATTTTTGCTCAGATAGTTTTAACTCCTTTCACAGCGGATATTCCTTCAAGTAGCTTTACAAGTTCTCTTGATGCTTTTGGCAATGAAATAGTAGTTTCTGCTAACTACCCATTAGATATTTCTCAAAGAAGGTTTTTTGTCTTTGAAAAAAATGGCAACATAATTAGCCAAGAGACTTTCTTCACTCCTTATGACGTCGCTCCTTATGACAGTTTTGGTGATAATATATCCATAAACAATGACTTCATTGCAGCCAGCTCGAGATTAAATGATCAAGTAGCATCGAATGCCGGAGCTGTTTATATGTATAGAAAAGTGGATGGCGATTGGATGTTTTTTCAAAAGATAACTGCCTTTGATGGTGTGGCGGATGATTACTTTGGTTCTGATGTTAAAGTTATTGGAAACCAACTTTTTGTAAGTGCAATTAATAATGAACCTATCGGACAACCAACTTCTACCAATAGTGGTGCTGTATACGTATATCATTTCGATGGTGCCAGCTGGATTTATTCACAAAAAATAACAATTAGTGGGAGTTATCAATTTGGAATTAAAATGAGAGTTTCTGACAGTAAACTTGTAGTGGCTTCAGCTTCAAGTTTTGGGACAGCCTATTTGCATACGTATCACTACAATGCAAACACTTGGAACTTTTCATCCTCAATTACTCCAGTCAATCCAATCAACGAATCTATAAGTGATTTTGATTTGGATAACAATCAGCTTTTTATTTTACCATTCAACGCTATGGCTTCCAGTATATATGTCTACGACGATATTGCGAACAACTGGAGTTTAAACACTACAATCACGCCATTAAATTACAATGAAAAAATGGCCACAAATTTTAAGGTTAAAAATGATATTATGTTTGTTAGTCTTAATTTCCATGCGTTGCTCTATACTTCCAAAACTCCTGTGTCAGTGTATAGAAAAATAAATGACAACTGGACTTTCCAAGAACTAATTTATGGAGAAGGCCCATTTGAACAAGAAGATGCTTTTGGTACTCAAATTGCTATTACGGATGATATTGTAGTAATTGGTGCTCCTACAGAGCAATTGCCTTCGGCTTTTAGTGGACGTGCTTACACTTTTGATGTAACTTTAGGAATTAACGAAAACACATTGAATGACTTAAAAGCATACCCTAATCCAACTTCCCACCTAGTTCATTTGACTAGCAATTTAGCGGAAAACATAAGTACTATAGGTATTTATCAGTTAGATGGAAAGCTGATGAAAACAATTAATTATTTGCAAAGTCCAATTTCTTTCAAAGAATTCCAAAATGGAGTATATCTTTTAAAAGTAACTATGGCCAACGGTTCTTACACTTGTAAAAGAATTGTAAAGATTTAA
- the folE gene encoding GTP cyclohydrolase I FolE yields MNTPIEKELFELIGDNHQMTSAETPLRPDAFIKTDKQKMDNIEKHFHSIMEEMGLDMTDDSLKGTPHRVAKMFIQEIFSGLNPANKPKISVFDNSYQYDKMLVEADISFNSTCEHHFLPIIGKTHIGYVSSGKVIGLSKLNRIVDYYSRRPQVQERLIMQIFNELKKVLETDSVMVVMEAKHLCVSSRGIQDESSYTSTIQYGGIFKDKENRNDFFNLIKKDK; encoded by the coding sequence ATGAACACACCCATTGAAAAAGAATTATTTGAATTGATAGGTGACAATCATCAAATGACTTCTGCGGAGACGCCTTTGCGTCCTGACGCCTTTATCAAGACAGATAAACAAAAGATGGACAACATCGAAAAGCATTTCCATAGCATTATGGAAGAAATGGGTTTAGATATGACCGATGACAGCTTGAAAGGAACGCCACATCGTGTTGCAAAAATGTTTATTCAAGAAATATTTTCCGGTTTAAATCCTGCGAATAAACCAAAGATTTCGGTTTTTGACAATTCGTATCAATATGATAAAATGTTGGTTGAAGCGGATATTAGTTTTAATTCTACTTGTGAACATCACTTTCTGCCTATTATAGGCAAAACTCACATTGGCTATGTTTCCAGCGGAAAAGTGATTGGTTTATCAAAGCTTAACAGAATTGTAGACTATTATTCGCGGAGACCGCAAGTTCAAGAGCGTCTCATTATGCAGATTTTTAATGAATTGAAAAAAGTTTTAGAAACGGATAGCGTTATGGTAGTAATGGAAGCCAAACATCTTTGTGTGTCAAGTAGAGGAATTCAGGATGAAAGCAGTTATACTTCAACCATTCAGTACGGAGGAATATTTAAAGATAAAGAAAACAGAAATGATTTTTTCAATTTGATCAAAAAAGACAAATAG
- a CDS encoding TIGR02757 family protein, with amino-acid sequence MIKTELKEFLDEKAALYNNPNFIESDPIQIPHGFSLKEDIEIAGFLTATIAWGNRKMIINNAKRMMDLMGNSPYDFVMNHKDYHLENLETFVHRTFNGNDFKTFIKALQNLYQNHGGLETFFTNKQEDLSMQPAISAFKKYFFEVDHLQRTTKHISDPMQGSAAKRINMYLRWMIRQDNNGVDFGLWKNISATALSCPLDVHSGNVARKLGLLTRKQNDAKALLELDTELRKLDKNDPVKYDFALFGLGVFEGF; translated from the coding sequence ATGATTAAAACTGAACTTAAGGAATTTCTGGACGAAAAGGCTGCCCTTTACAACAATCCTAACTTTATCGAAAGCGACCCAATTCAGATTCCGCATGGCTTTTCACTAAAAGAAGACATAGAAATTGCAGGTTTTCTAACGGCGACTATTGCTTGGGGAAACCGCAAGATGATTATCAACAACGCTAAAAGAATGATGGATTTAATGGGCAACTCGCCTTATGATTTTGTGATGAATCACAAGGATTATCACTTGGAAAATTTAGAAACATTTGTTCACAGAACGTTCAATGGTAACGACTTTAAAACTTTCATCAAAGCTTTGCAAAATTTGTATCAAAATCATGGTGGTTTGGAAACCTTCTTTACCAATAAACAAGAAGATTTGTCCATGCAACCGGCGATTTCGGCCTTTAAGAAATATTTCTTTGAAGTAGATCATCTGCAACGAACAACCAAACATATTTCAGATCCAATGCAAGGTTCCGCTGCAAAGCGCATTAACATGTACTTGCGTTGGATGATTCGTCAAGACAACAATGGCGTTGATTTTGGGCTTTGGAAAAACATTTCGGCTACTGCTTTATCTTGTCCGTTAGATGTTCATTCCGGAAATGTTGCTCGAAAACTCGGATTGCTCACCCGAAAACAAAACGACGCTAAAGCTTTATTAGAACTAGACACCGAATTGCGAAAACTGGATAAAAACGATCCGGTAAAATATGATTTTGCGCTGTTTGGCTTGGGTGTTTTTGAAGGGTTTTAG
- a CDS encoding ABC transporter ATP-binding protein has product MIIAKDIHKYYDSLHVLKGVDLHIKRGEIVSIVGASGAGKTTLLQILGTLDNAAKSNNTSLEINSENILKMNDKTLSKFRNLHLGFIFQFHQLLPEFTALENVCIPAYIAGKEKKETENEAKRLLDYLGLAERSHHKPNELSGGEQQRVAVARALINKPAVIFADEPSGNLDTTSAENLHQLFFKLREEFGQTFVIVTHNEELANMADRKLVMKDGLIV; this is encoded by the coding sequence ATGATTATTGCCAAAGACATTCACAAATACTACGATAGTTTGCACGTTTTAAAAGGTGTAGATTTACATATAAAAAGAGGAGAAATTGTATCTATTGTTGGTGCTTCCGGTGCGGGAAAAACTACCTTGTTGCAAATACTCGGAACACTTGACAATGCCGCAAAATCAAATAATACTTCACTTGAGATAAATAGTGAAAACATATTGAAAATGAACGATAAAACATTATCTAAGTTCAGGAATCTGCATTTAGGCTTTATCTTCCAATTCCACCAATTATTGCCGGAATTTACCGCTTTGGAAAACGTTTGTATTCCGGCATACATTGCCGGAAAAGAAAAAAAGGAAACCGAAAATGAAGCCAAACGTTTACTCGATTATTTAGGTTTAGCCGAAAGAAGTCATCACAAGCCTAACGAACTTTCCGGAGGGGAACAACAACGCGTTGCTGTAGCGCGCGCTCTGATAAACAAACCGGCTGTGATTTTTGCCGATGAACCTTCGGGAAATTTAGATACGACTTCGGCGGAAAATTTACACCAGTTATTTTTTAAATTGAGAGAAGAATTTGGACAAACCTTTGTCATTGTTACGCACAACGAGGAATTAGCCAACATGGCTGATAGAAAATTAGTCATGAAAGATGGCTTAATCGTATGA
- a CDS encoding D-2-hydroxyacid dehydrogenase, whose product MKVLANDGISKSGIQALEKGGFEVITTKVAQEQVANYVNANNISVVLVRSATKVRKDIIDACPGLKIIGRGGVGMDNIDVDYARSKGVHVINTPASSSESVAELVFAHLFTGVRFLHDSNRNMPLEGDTNFDGLKKAYANGIELRGKTLGIIGFGRIGQAVAKMALGLGMKVIAADKYVDKAEVKVDFYNGQFINVEFETEPLEDVIKHSDFITLHVPAQDGYVIGKSEFELMKEGVGIVNCARGGVIDEVALVEALDSDKVLFAGLDVFENEPTPEIQILMHTKISLTPHIGAATLEAQDRIGTELAEQIISLLKSEKV is encoded by the coding sequence ATGAAAGTATTAGCCAACGACGGAATTTCAAAAAGCGGCATTCAAGCTTTAGAAAAAGGTGGTTTTGAAGTGATCACAACCAAAGTAGCGCAAGAGCAAGTAGCCAATTATGTCAACGCCAATAACATTTCGGTGGTTTTGGTGCGCAGTGCTACGAAAGTTAGAAAAGATATTATTGATGCATGTCCGGGATTGAAAATCATTGGTCGCGGCGGTGTTGGTATGGACAATATTGATGTAGATTATGCTCGCAGTAAAGGGGTTCATGTAATCAACACGCCGGCTTCTTCTTCGGAAAGTGTGGCCGAATTGGTGTTTGCGCATTTGTTTACGGGCGTGAGATTTTTACATGATTCGAACAGAAACATGCCTTTAGAAGGTGATACCAACTTTGACGGTTTGAAAAAAGCGTATGCTAACGGAATTGAATTGCGTGGCAAAACTTTAGGGATTATTGGTTTTGGAAGAATTGGTCAGGCTGTCGCCAAAATGGCGCTTGGTTTAGGCATGAAAGTCATTGCTGCCGATAAATATGTTGACAAAGCGGAAGTAAAAGTAGATTTTTACAATGGTCAGTTTATCAATGTAGAATTTGAAACCGAACCTTTAGAAGATGTGATCAAACATTCCGATTTTATTACGCTTCACGTTCCGGCGCAAGATGGTTATGTTATTGGCAAATCCGAATTTGAATTGATGAAAGAAGGCGTTGGTATTGTAAACTGCGCTCGCGGTGGAGTAATTGACGAAGTGGCTTTGGTAGAAGCTTTAGATTCGGATAAAGTATTGTTTGCCGGTTTAGATGTTTTTGAAAACGAACCAACTCCGGAAATTCAAATCCTGATGCACACGAAAATTTCGTTGACACCACATATTGGTGCTGCGACTTTAGAAGCACAAGACCGAATCGGGACTGAATTAGCAGAACAAATTATCAGTTTGTTGAAATCGGAGAAAGTTTAA
- the serC gene encoding 3-phosphoserine/phosphohydroxythreonine transaminase, whose protein sequence is MKKHNYSAGPCILPQEVFEKSAQAVLNFNNSGLSLLEMSHRSKDFVAVMDEVRALVLELLGLEGKGYQALFLQGGASLEFLMVPYNLMKVDGKAAYLDTGTWANNAIKEAKLFGETVVVGSSKEDNYNHIPTDYTIPADASYFHCTSNNTIFGTQMKSFPKTDIPVVCDMSSDIFSRTLDFTQFDLIYAGAQKNMGAAGATLVVVKEEILGKSGRTIPSILDYEKHIKAESMYNTPAVFAVYTCLLTLQWLKKQGGIAAIEKINEAKANLLYTEIDRNPLFIGTANPADRSFMNATFLLVNPEHQETFDKMWKAAGISGLPGHRSVGGYRASMYNALSLESVQVLVDVMKELETVYSNQSQLAEK, encoded by the coding sequence ATGAAAAAACACAATTACAGCGCCGGACCGTGTATTCTTCCACAAGAAGTTTTTGAAAAATCTGCTCAAGCGGTTTTAAATTTCAACAACTCGGGCTTGTCCTTATTGGAAATGTCACACCGCAGCAAAGATTTTGTAGCCGTAATGGATGAAGTAAGAGCTTTGGTTTTAGAGCTTTTAGGTTTGGAAGGCAAAGGCTACCAAGCATTGTTTTTGCAAGGTGGCGCGAGTTTGGAATTCTTAATGGTACCTTATAACTTAATGAAAGTCGATGGCAAAGCCGCTTATTTAGATACCGGAACTTGGGCGAACAATGCGATTAAAGAAGCTAAATTATTTGGAGAAACAGTTGTCGTTGGTTCTTCCAAAGAAGACAATTACAATCATATTCCAACCGATTATACCATTCCTGCTGATGCGAGTTATTTCCATTGCACGAGTAACAATACCATTTTTGGGACGCAAATGAAGTCATTCCCAAAAACCGATATTCCGGTGGTTTGTGATATGAGTTCGGATATTTTTTCACGCACTTTAGATTTTACACAGTTTGACTTAATTTATGCCGGTGCTCAGAAAAATATGGGCGCAGCCGGTGCAACATTGGTTGTGGTAAAAGAAGAAATCTTGGGTAAATCAGGCAGAACGATCCCGAGTATTTTGGATTATGAGAAACATATTAAAGCCGAAAGCATGTACAATACGCCTGCCGTTTTTGCGGTTTACACTTGTCTGTTGACTTTACAATGGCTAAAAAAACAAGGCGGTATTGCAGCGATTGAAAAAATTAATGAAGCGAAAGCCAATTTACTCTACACAGAAATCGACAGAAATCCGTTGTTCATTGGAACTGCAAATCCAGCGGACAGAAGTTTTATGAATGCGACTTTCCTTTTGGTCAATCCTGAACATCAAGAAACGTTTGACAAAATGTGGAAAGCAGCCGGAATCTCAGGTTTACCGGGACATCGTTCTGTTGGCGGCTACCGCGCTTCTATGTACAATGCGTTATCGTTAGAAAGCGTTCAAGTTTTAGTTGATGTGATGAAGGAATTGGAAACGGTTTACAGCAATCAGTCGCAATTAGCAGAAAAATAG